In Agrobacterium tumefaciens, a single genomic region encodes these proteins:
- the trxA gene encoding thioredoxin, producing MATVKVDAANFQSEVLESSEPVVVDFWAEWCGPCKMIAPSLEEISSELAGKVKVAKLNIDENPELAAQFGVRSIPTLAIFKGGEVADIKVGAAPKTALSAWISSAA from the coding sequence ATGGCTACCGTAAAAGTCGATGCCGCCAACTTCCAGTCCGAAGTCCTTGAATCCTCCGAACCCGTCGTGGTGGATTTCTGGGCTGAGTGGTGCGGTCCGTGCAAGATGATCGCGCCGAGCCTTGAGGAAATTTCCTCCGAGCTCGCCGGCAAGGTCAAGGTCGCGAAGCTCAACATCGACGAAAATCCGGAACTGGCCGCCCAGTTTGGCGTTCGCTCTATCCCGACGCTCGCCATTTTCAAGGGCGGCGAAGTGGCTGATATCAAGGTAGGCGCTGCACCCAAGACTGCGCTTTCCGCCTGGATTTCCAGCGCCGCTTGA
- the addA gene encoding double-strand break repair helicase AddA, protein MTIDPFDAGPAADTPESWIDWTSARQRLASDPASSAWVSANAGSGKTHVLTQRVIRLLLAGCRPSAILCLTYTKAAASEMSSRVFDRLAEWATLPDSDLKDRITTIEGKVPDRIKLAEARRLFAKALETPGGLKIQTIHAFCEALLHQFPLEANVAGHFSVLDDRAATTLLAEARRSLLTAVSTEGDTELAQALAYVLDLADESGLEALLSAIIANRSALRAFLHETKQSGGLDARLRHEMQIAAGETEETAAEAFWPLPGLSGLALDTYLTLADEVGGSRVIEVAYALREAKRQTDPVRRMEFIEAALLTAKGEKKSDAYVINKGMQKSAPDLVDALTLARDHVVACRNRFRLVRMLAATKSALVLAERLIGDFEDLKKQRSQLDFEDLIERAANLLNRDTACAWVHYKLDQGIDHILVDEAQDTSPVQWSIIQSLAADFFTGESARMGRRTLFAVGDEKQSIYSFQGARPERFSQERDETKRRVDQVEQAFHRIRLPLSFRSTEDVLAAVDQVFSDPKNASGLSADNEPVEHRSNRAGHPGTVEVWDMVAPETTEDEEDWTAPFDALRESAPATIVARRIAARIADMIGHETIIEKGVERAVEAGDILVLVRKRAAFVNALTRELKRRKNIPVAGADRLRLTDHIAVQDLLALGRFVVLPEDDLSLAALLKSPLFNLTEDDVFEIAATRSETESVWQRLHVLSGEETNRLTIVTDKLRHFISLSKTATVHDFFAAVLTLHDGRKKFLGRLGNEASDVLDEFLSFALDHERTGLPGLQAFLSVLETDSPEVKREQDKDRGEVRIMTVHASKGLEAPVVFVVDGGSKAFNHSHVPKLRFVEANGNAFPVWLPGSGFSNHLIRTDEERLKTAAEDEYRRLLYVAMTRAADHLVVCGYRGQKENPECWHAIVKAALADNQDHCQPQLFTADGEEWQGLVWRKSEARATPAPQKPVETQQEEDHALPAGLLAPLPALPSLPRPLSPSGAGTIIDDGADDLAVRSPLFGEKTEVSSLALQRGKLVHRMLQALPDFAESEREEAARRYAERAARFWPSAEREHLIQAVLRVLSEPAVQPAFSANSRAEVSIMGTMTLGRQHYAVSGRIDRLAVEGDRVILVDYKTNRVPPREARELPFSQVAQLAIYREILAPLYPGKEFVCALIYTENAAFVRVGDDAMVEALAAIKTK, encoded by the coding sequence ATGACGATTGATCCCTTCGACGCCGGCCCCGCCGCCGATACACCTGAAAGCTGGATCGACTGGACCAGCGCCCGGCAGCGGCTTGCCTCCGATCCTGCAAGTTCCGCCTGGGTGTCGGCCAATGCAGGCTCCGGCAAGACGCATGTTTTGACCCAGCGCGTCATTCGTCTGCTTCTGGCCGGATGCCGCCCCTCGGCGATCCTCTGCCTCACCTATACCAAGGCCGCGGCGTCTGAAATGTCGAGCCGCGTGTTCGACCGGCTGGCGGAATGGGCTACTTTGCCGGATTCCGACCTCAAGGATCGCATCACCACCATCGAAGGCAAGGTGCCGGATCGTATCAAGCTCGCCGAAGCGCGGCGGTTATTCGCCAAGGCACTGGAGACCCCGGGCGGGTTAAAAATCCAGACCATCCACGCTTTTTGCGAAGCACTGCTGCACCAGTTCCCGCTGGAGGCCAATGTCGCCGGCCATTTCTCGGTTCTCGACGATCGCGCCGCCACCACGCTTCTGGCAGAAGCACGCCGCTCGCTTCTGACGGCGGTTTCGACCGAGGGCGACACGGAATTGGCGCAGGCGCTCGCCTATGTGCTTGATCTCGCCGATGAAAGCGGGCTGGAAGCGCTGCTTTCCGCCATCATCGCCAATCGCAGCGCGCTTCGTGCGTTTCTGCACGAGACAAAACAGTCAGGCGGCCTCGATGCCCGTTTGCGGCACGAAATGCAGATTGCTGCTGGGGAGACCGAGGAAACCGCGGCTGAGGCCTTCTGGCCCCTGCCCGGCCTTTCCGGGCTGGCTCTCGACACCTACCTTACGCTTGCCGATGAGGTGGGGGGATCGCGTGTCATCGAGGTCGCTTATGCGCTCCGGGAAGCAAAACGGCAGACGGACCCGGTGCGGCGGATGGAATTCATCGAGGCCGCGCTGCTGACCGCCAAGGGTGAGAAAAAATCGGATGCCTATGTCATCAACAAGGGCATGCAGAAATCCGCTCCCGATCTCGTTGACGCACTGACACTGGCACGCGACCATGTCGTTGCCTGCCGCAATCGTTTTCGTCTGGTGCGGATGCTGGCGGCAACAAAAAGCGCCCTTGTGCTGGCCGAGCGGTTGATCGGCGATTTCGAAGACCTGAAAAAGCAACGTAGCCAGCTTGATTTCGAGGACCTGATCGAGCGCGCCGCCAATCTGCTCAACCGCGATACGGCATGTGCTTGGGTGCACTACAAGCTGGATCAGGGCATCGACCATATTCTCGTTGACGAGGCGCAGGATACCAGCCCGGTGCAATGGTCGATCATCCAGTCGCTGGCAGCGGATTTCTTCACCGGTGAAAGCGCCCGTATGGGGCGGCGGACGCTGTTTGCCGTGGGTGACGAAAAACAGTCGATCTATTCCTTCCAGGGCGCGCGGCCGGAACGGTTCTCGCAGGAACGTGACGAGACAAAAAGGCGTGTCGATCAGGTGGAGCAGGCCTTCCACCGCATCCGCCTGCCACTCTCATTCCGCTCCACCGAAGATGTGCTGGCTGCCGTCGACCAGGTCTTTTCAGACCCGAAAAATGCGAGCGGCCTCAGCGCCGATAATGAGCCCGTCGAACACCGCTCCAACCGCGCCGGCCATCCCGGCACCGTGGAAGTGTGGGATATGGTGGCACCGGAAACCACCGAAGATGAAGAGGACTGGACGGCGCCCTTCGATGCGCTGCGGGAAAGCGCGCCTGCTACCATCGTCGCGCGCCGCATCGCCGCGCGCATTGCCGACATGATCGGACATGAAACCATCATCGAAAAGGGCGTGGAACGCGCTGTCGAGGCCGGCGATATTCTCGTGCTTGTCAGAAAACGCGCTGCCTTCGTCAACGCGCTGACCCGCGAGTTGAAGCGGCGCAAGAACATTCCCGTTGCCGGTGCCGACCGCCTCCGCCTGACCGATCACATCGCCGTACAGGACCTTCTCGCGCTCGGCCGGTTCGTGGTGCTGCCGGAGGATGATCTTTCGCTGGCGGCGCTACTGAAAAGCCCGCTTTTCAACCTGACGGAAGACGATGTCTTTGAGATAGCCGCGACGCGATCCGAGACGGAGAGCGTGTGGCAGAGGCTACACGTTCTTTCGGGCGAAGAAACCAACCGTCTAACCATCGTCACAGACAAGCTTCGGCATTTCATTTCACTGTCGAAAACGGCCACGGTGCATGATTTCTTCGCGGCGGTTCTGACCCTGCATGACGGGCGCAAGAAATTCCTCGGTCGGCTTGGCAACGAGGCGAGCGACGTTCTCGACGAGTTCCTGTCCTTTGCGCTGGATCACGAAAGAACCGGCCTGCCCGGCCTGCAGGCCTTTCTCTCGGTTCTGGAGACCGATTCACCTGAAGTGAAGCGTGAGCAGGACAAGGATCGCGGCGAAGTGCGCATCATGACCGTGCATGCCTCCAAGGGTCTGGAAGCGCCGGTGGTTTTTGTCGTCGATGGAGGCTCGAAGGCCTTCAATCATAGCCATGTCCCGAAACTGCGCTTCGTGGAAGCGAATGGCAATGCCTTTCCGGTCTGGCTGCCCGGCAGCGGTTTTTCCAATCATCTCATCCGCACCGATGAGGAACGCCTGAAGACGGCGGCGGAAGATGAATATCGCCGGCTGCTTTATGTGGCGATGACGCGTGCCGCCGATCATCTGGTTGTCTGTGGTTATCGCGGCCAGAAGGAAAACCCCGAATGCTGGCACGCTATCGTCAAGGCGGCGCTTGCGGATAATCAGGATCATTGCCAGCCGCAGCTGTTCACTGCCGATGGCGAGGAATGGCAGGGTCTTGTCTGGCGCAAGTCCGAAGCGCGCGCGACGCCCGCCCCGCAAAAGCCGGTGGAAACGCAGCAGGAAGAAGACCACGCGCTTCCGGCCGGCCTTCTTGCACCCCTGCCTGCCCTGCCCTCCTTGCCGCGGCCGCTCAGCCCATCGGGCGCCGGGACCATCATTGATGACGGTGCGGACGATCTGGCCGTGCGTTCACCGCTGTTCGGAGAAAAGACCGAGGTTTCCAGCCTCGCCCTGCAACGGGGCAAGCTGGTGCATCGCATGCTGCAGGCCCTGCCAGATTTTGCGGAAAGCGAGCGGGAAGAGGCGGCCCGGCGTTATGCCGAGCGCGCGGCGCGTTTCTGGCCCTCTGCCGAACGGGAACATTTGATCCAGGCGGTTTTGCGCGTCCTCTCCGAACCGGCGGTGCAGCCGGCCTTTTCCGCCAACAGCCGTGCGGAAGTGTCGATCATGGGCACGATGACCCTCGGCCGGCAGCACTATGCCGTTTCCGGCCGCATCGACCGGCTGGCGGTGGAGGGTGATCGGGTCATTCTGGTCGATTACAAGACAAACCGCGTGCCACCGCGCGAAGCCCGGGAGCTTCCCTTCTCACAGGTCGCGCAGCTTGCCATTTATCGCGAAATTCTGGCGCCGCTTTATCCCGGCAAGGAATTTGTCTGTGCGCTGATCTATACGGAAAATGCCGCTTTTGTGCGGGTGGGCGACGATGCCATGGTGGAGGCCCTTGCCGCAATAAAGACAAAGTGA
- the accD gene encoding acetyl-CoA carboxylase, carboxyltransferase subunit beta, with the protein MNWITNYVRPRINSMLGRRPEVPENLWIKCPETGEMVFHKDLEDNKWVIPASGYHMKMPAKARLADLFDGGVYEALAQPKVAQDPLKFRDSKKYTDRLRDSRAKTEQEDTILAGVGLLKGLKIVAVVHEFQFMGGSLGIAAGEAIVKAFERAISERCPLVMFPASGGARMQEGILSLMQLPRTTVAVNMLKEAGMPYIVVLTNPTTGGVTASYAMLGDVHIAEPGAEICFAGKRVIEQTIREKLPEGFQTSEYLLEHGMVDMVIDRREIPDTLASMLKIMTKAPADNANAVVPLAASA; encoded by the coding sequence TTGAACTGGATCACCAATTACGTTCGGCCGCGGATCAATTCCATGCTCGGCCGCCGCCCGGAGGTTCCGGAGAACCTGTGGATCAAGTGCCCGGAAACGGGCGAGATGGTCTTCCACAAGGATCTGGAAGACAACAAGTGGGTCATCCCGGCTTCCGGTTACCACATGAAGATGCCGGCCAAGGCGCGCCTTGCCGATCTTTTCGATGGCGGCGTCTATGAGGCCTTGGCCCAGCCGAAAGTGGCGCAGGACCCGCTGAAATTCCGCGATTCCAAGAAATACACCGATCGCCTGCGCGACAGCCGCGCAAAGACTGAGCAGGAAGATACGATCCTTGCCGGCGTTGGTCTTCTGAAAGGCCTGAAGATCGTCGCCGTCGTGCATGAATTCCAGTTCATGGGTGGTTCGCTGGGCATTGCTGCCGGCGAGGCCATCGTTAAGGCCTTCGAGCGCGCCATTTCCGAGCGTTGCCCGCTCGTCATGTTCCCGGCATCGGGCGGCGCCCGCATGCAGGAAGGCATTCTTTCGCTGATGCAGCTGCCGCGCACCACGGTTGCGGTGAACATGCTGAAAGAAGCCGGCATGCCCTATATCGTGGTTCTGACCAACCCGACGACGGGCGGTGTCACGGCTTCCTATGCCATGCTGGGCGACGTGCATATTGCCGAGCCAGGCGCAGAAATCTGCTTTGCCGGCAAGCGCGTCATCGAGCAGACCATTCGCGAAAAGCTGCCGGAAGGTTTCCAGACCTCGGAATACCTGCTGGAACACGGCATGGTGGATATGGTCATCGATCGTCGCGAAATCCCGGACACGCTGGCCAGCATGTTGAAGATCATGACCAAAGCGCCTGCTGATAACGCAAACGCCGTCGTTCCGCTGGCCGCTTCGGCCTGA
- the trpB gene encoding tryptophan synthase subunit beta: MNDAPTPNSFRAGPDEDGRFGIYGGRFVAETLMPLILDLQAEWDKAKSDPEFQAELKYLGTHYTGRPSPLYFAERLTAELGGAKIYFKREELNHTGSHKINNCLGQILLAKRMGKTRIIAETGAGQHGVASATVAARFGLPCVVYMGATDVARQAPNVFRMKLLGAEVKPVTAGHGTLKDAMNEALRDWVTNVEDTYYLIGTAAGPHPYPEMVRDFQAVIGEEAKAQMLEAEGRLPDLVVAAVGGGSNAIGIFHPFLDDKNVRIVGVEAGGKGLSGDEHCASITAGSPGVLHGNRTYLLQDEDGQIKEGHSISAGLDYPGIGPEHSWLNDIGRVEYVPIMDHEALDAFQMLTRLEGIIPALEPSHALAEVIKRAPKMGKDEIILMNLSGRGDKDVHTVSKFLGMDV; encoded by the coding sequence GTGAACGACGCGCCAACACCCAATTCTTTTCGTGCTGGTCCCGATGAGGACGGCCGCTTCGGCATTTACGGAGGACGCTTTGTTGCCGAAACGCTGATGCCGCTTATCCTGGATTTGCAGGCGGAATGGGACAAGGCCAAGAGCGATCCCGAGTTTCAGGCCGAACTGAAATATCTCGGCACGCATTACACCGGCCGTCCGAGCCCGCTTTATTTCGCGGAGCGCCTGACGGCGGAACTCGGCGGCGCGAAGATTTATTTCAAGCGCGAAGAGCTGAACCATACCGGTTCGCACAAAATCAACAATTGCCTCGGCCAGATTCTGCTTGCGAAGCGCATGGGCAAGACCCGCATCATTGCCGAAACCGGTGCCGGCCAGCATGGCGTTGCCTCGGCAACGGTTGCCGCACGCTTCGGCCTGCCTTGCGTCGTTTACATGGGTGCGACTGATGTTGCCCGCCAAGCCCCGAACGTATTCCGCATGAAGCTTCTCGGCGCCGAGGTAAAGCCGGTCACGGCGGGCCATGGTACGCTCAAGGACGCTATGAACGAGGCGTTGCGTGACTGGGTCACCAATGTCGAGGATACCTATTACCTGATCGGCACCGCAGCCGGCCCGCATCCCTATCCGGAAATGGTCCGCGATTTCCAGGCCGTCATCGGCGAGGAAGCCAAGGCACAGATGCTGGAGGCGGAAGGCCGCCTGCCGGATCTGGTCGTTGCCGCCGTCGGCGGTGGCTCCAACGCCATCGGCATCTTTCATCCGTTCCTCGATGACAAGAATGTTCGCATCGTCGGCGTCGAAGCCGGCGGCAAGGGCCTTTCGGGCGACGAGCATTGCGCCTCGATCACCGCCGGTTCGCCGGGCGTGCTGCATGGCAACCGCACCTATCTGCTGCAGGATGAGGACGGCCAGATCAAGGAAGGCCATTCGATTTCCGCTGGTCTCGACTATCCCGGTATCGGGCCTGAACACTCCTGGCTGAACGATATCGGCCGCGTCGAATATGTGCCGATCATGGATCACGAGGCGCTGGACGCCTTCCAGATGCTGACCCGCCTCGAAGGCATCATTCCGGCACTGGAGCCGAGCCACGCCTTGGCCGAGGTCATCAAGCGCGCGCCAAAAATGGGCAAGGATGAAATCATCCTGATGAACCTTTCTGGTCGCGGCGACAAGGATGTCCACACCGTCAGCAAGTTCCTTGGAATGGATGTATAA
- a CDS encoding M48 family metallopeptidase: MFSLLRKSLKSPAPKKVAPSQRTVSVAGRQVPITVKENPRATRITLRIEPGGRALKLTIPMGLHHRQVDDFLERHQGWLEGKLLKFSPDDGLRPGATIDIRGISHRIEHTGGLRGLTHIAKDADGVAVLKVSGAPEHLRRRIATFLKKEAKADLERLVAIHAGAAGRPVRSISMKDTRSRWGSCSHDGNLSFSWRIVMAPERVIDYLAAHEVAHLSEMNHGPKFWALCEKLCPHTNEAKEWLKRHGSKLHAIDFD, from the coding sequence ATGTTTTCGCTCCTCAGAAAATCCCTGAAGTCGCCGGCGCCCAAAAAGGTCGCGCCGAGCCAGCGCACCGTCTCGGTTGCGGGCCGGCAGGTACCGATTACCGTGAAGGAAAACCCACGGGCCACACGTATTACGCTGCGCATCGAGCCGGGCGGCCGGGCGCTGAAGCTGACGATCCCGATGGGCCTGCATCACCGCCAGGTGGATGATTTTCTCGAAAGGCACCAGGGCTGGCTGGAAGGCAAGCTTCTGAAGTTCAGCCCAGATGACGGTTTGCGTCCCGGTGCGACCATCGATATCAGAGGCATTTCCCATCGCATCGAACACACCGGCGGCCTGAGAGGCCTGACCCACATCGCGAAAGACGCTGATGGTGTGGCTGTTCTGAAAGTCAGCGGCGCGCCTGAGCATCTGAGACGGCGGATCGCGACCTTCCTGAAAAAGGAAGCAAAGGCCGATCTGGAGCGGCTGGTTGCCATTCACGCCGGCGCTGCCGGCCGGCCGGTGCGGTCCATCAGCATGAAGGATACACGCAGCCGTTGGGGCTCCTGTTCCCATGATGGAAACTTGAGTTTTTCCTGGCGTATCGTCATGGCCCCGGAAAGGGTCATCGACTATCTCGCCGCCCATGAGGTCGCGCATCTGAGCGAAATGAACCATGGCCCGAAATTCTGGGCGCTATGCGAAAAGCTCTGTCCGCACACCAATGAGGCCAAGGAATGGCTGAAACGCCATGGCTCCAAACTTCACGCCATCGATTTCGATTGA
- a CDS encoding bifunctional folylpolyglutamate synthase/dihydrofolate synthase: MASKTPERRTEDMTKPAIGEAEKIIEELMQLHPKGFDLSLDRISRLLEKLGNPQNRMPPVIHVAGTNGKGSVSAFCRALLEAAGLPVHVHTKPHLVNWHERYRLGVAGERGRFVEDAVFADALRRIEVANGGQKITVFEILTAVMFLLFSEHPADAAIVEVGLGGRFDATNVINNPAVSIIMPISLDHEAYLGDRVELIAAEKAGIMKKGSPVVIGHQEYDAALDTLVATAERIGCPVSVYGQDFSAHEEFGRMVYQDEFGLTDAPLPRLPGRHQLANAAAAIRAVKAAGFEVTERMIEKAMTSVEWPGRLQRILTGKIAEIAPKGAEIWIDGGHNPGAGEVIAEAMAGFEEKTPRPLFIIAGMINTKDPVGYFKAFADIAEYVFTVPIGGTDAAIDPVVLAHAAFDAGLVAAPTSSLTHALEELSRRVDPEGPPPRILIGGSLYLAGNALAFNGTVPQ, from the coding sequence ATGGCAAGCAAAACGCCTGAAAGGCGAACGGAAGACATGACGAAGCCCGCGATTGGTGAGGCCGAAAAGATCATTGAAGAGCTCATGCAGCTTCACCCCAAGGGGTTTGATCTTTCACTCGACAGAATTTCCCGTCTTCTCGAAAAACTCGGCAATCCGCAAAACAGAATGCCGCCGGTGATCCATGTAGCCGGCACCAACGGCAAAGGTTCTGTCAGCGCCTTTTGCCGGGCTTTGCTGGAAGCGGCCGGACTTCCTGTTCATGTCCATACCAAGCCGCATCTCGTCAACTGGCATGAGCGCTATCGTCTCGGCGTTGCCGGCGAGAGGGGCCGCTTTGTTGAAGACGCTGTCTTCGCGGACGCTCTGCGTCGCATCGAAGTTGCGAACGGTGGGCAGAAGATCACCGTTTTTGAAATTTTGACGGCTGTCATGTTCCTGCTTTTTTCGGAGCATCCCGCTGATGCTGCGATTGTCGAGGTTGGACTGGGCGGTCGCTTTGATGCGACCAATGTGATCAATAACCCTGCCGTTTCCATCATCATGCCGATTTCGCTCGACCATGAAGCCTATCTTGGCGACCGAGTGGAGCTGATTGCCGCCGAAAAGGCTGGCATCATGAAAAAGGGCTCGCCCGTTGTCATCGGCCATCAGGAATATGATGCGGCGCTGGACACGCTTGTTGCCACGGCCGAACGTATTGGTTGCCCAGTTTCCGTCTACGGACAGGATTTTTCCGCCCACGAAGAATTCGGCCGCATGGTTTATCAGGACGAATTCGGCCTGACGGATGCGCCTTTGCCGCGCCTTCCCGGCCGTCATCAGCTTGCCAATGCCGCCGCAGCGATCCGCGCCGTGAAAGCAGCCGGTTTCGAGGTGACGGAACGGATGATCGAAAAGGCCATGACCTCAGTGGAATGGCCCGGCCGTCTTCAGCGCATCCTGACCGGCAAAATCGCTGAGATCGCCCCGAAGGGCGCGGAAATATGGATCGATGGTGGTCACAACCCCGGCGCGGGCGAAGTGATAGCCGAGGCCATGGCAGGTTTTGAGGAAAAGACGCCGCGCCCGCTCTTCATCATCGCGGGCATGATCAACACCAAGGATCCGGTGGGTTATTTCAAGGCTTTCGCCGATATTGCCGAATATGTCTTCACCGTGCCGATCGGCGGCACAGATGCGGCAATCGACCCCGTCGTGCTTGCCCATGCCGCTTTTGACGCCGGTCTGGTGGCGGCACCCACATCGTCGCTGACCCATGCTCTGGAGGAGCTGTCGCGCCGTGTGGATCCCGAAGGACCGCCACCGCGCATCCTGATCGGCGGATCGCTTTATCTTGCCGGAAACGCCCTTGCCTTCAACGGCACGGTTCCCCAATAA
- a CDS encoding phosphoribosylanthranilate isomerase, translating to MKPDIKICGLKTPETLERAVRRGASHVGFIFFEKSPRYIEPDLAGRLAEAARGAAKVVAVTVDADNDYLDEIVDLVTPDILQLHGSESPERLLNIKALYGLPVMKAISIRDDADLAKIEPYIGIADRFLLDAKAPAGSDLPGGNGVSFDWTILRSLDESVDYMLSGGLNKDNVVEALAETRTSGLDLSSGVESAPGVKDLSKIDAFFDVVNDWSKGPKGA from the coding sequence ATGAAACCGGATATCAAGATTTGCGGATTGAAGACACCGGAAACGCTGGAGCGCGCCGTCCGGCGCGGTGCGTCCCATGTCGGTTTTATTTTCTTTGAAAAAAGCCCGCGTTACATCGAGCCGGATCTTGCCGGCCGGCTGGCCGAAGCCGCCCGTGGCGCCGCCAAGGTCGTTGCCGTCACCGTCGATGCCGATAATGATTATCTCGATGAAATCGTCGATCTCGTAACGCCGGATATCCTGCAACTGCATGGCAGCGAAAGCCCGGAGCGACTGCTGAACATCAAGGCGCTTTACGGTCTGCCTGTCATGAAGGCGATTTCCATTCGCGATGACGCTGATCTTGCCAAAATCGAGCCTTATATCGGTATAGCCGACCGTTTCCTGCTGGATGCCAAGGCGCCTGCCGGTTCCGACCTGCCCGGTGGCAACGGCGTCTCGTTCGACTGGACGATCCTGCGCTCACTTGACGAAAGTGTGGATTACATGCTTTCCGGGGGGCTGAACAAGGACAATGTCGTTGAGGCTCTGGCGGAGACCAGGACGAGCGGACTAGATTTGTCGTCCGGTGTGGAAAGTGCGCCGGGCGTCAAGGATTTGTCGAAGATCGACGCTTTTTTCGATGTGGTGAATGATTGGTCGAAAGGCCCAAAGGGAGCTTGA
- the trpA gene encoding tryptophan synthase subunit alpha: MTARMDKRFADLRAENRPALITYFMGGDPDFETSLGIMKALPEAGADVIELGMPFSDPMADGPAIQLAGQRALKGGQTLKTTLDLAREFRRQDNATPIVLMGYYNPIYIYGVEKFLDDALACGIDGLIVVDLPPEMDDELCIPALARGVNFIRLATPTTDGKRLPAVLKNTSGFVYYVSMNGITGSALPDPSLISGAVGRIKAHTELPVCVGFGVKTADHAKAIGAVADGVVVGSAIVNQIAGSLTKDGQATADTVPAVTTLVKGLSTGVRASRLAAAE; the protein is encoded by the coding sequence ATGACTGCACGTATGGACAAGCGCTTTGCCGATCTGCGCGCTGAAAATCGCCCTGCCCTGATCACCTATTTCATGGGCGGCGATCCGGATTTCGAGACCTCGCTCGGCATCATGAAGGCCCTGCCGGAAGCCGGCGCCGATGTTATCGAACTCGGCATGCCGTTTTCCGACCCGATGGCGGATGGCCCGGCTATTCAGCTGGCCGGCCAGCGCGCGCTGAAGGGCGGACAGACGCTGAAGACAACACTCGATCTCGCACGCGAGTTCCGCAGGCAAGATAATGCAACGCCGATCGTGCTGATGGGCTATTATAACCCGATCTATATCTATGGCGTCGAAAAGTTCCTGGACGACGCGCTTGCCTGTGGCATCGATGGCTTGATCGTGGTCGACCTGCCGCCGGAAATGGACGATGAACTCTGCATTCCCGCACTCGCGCGCGGCGTCAATTTCATCCGTCTCGCCACACCGACCACGGATGGCAAGCGCCTGCCTGCCGTCCTTAAAAATACCTCAGGTTTCGTGTATTACGTCTCGATGAACGGTATCACCGGTTCAGCACTTCCCGATCCCTCGTTGATCTCGGGCGCTGTCGGTCGTATCAAGGCGCATACGGAACTGCCGGTCTGTGTCGGTTTTGGCGTCAAGACGGCCGATCATGCCAAGGCAATCGGCGCCGTGGCGGATGGCGTGGTGGTGGGTTCCGCCATCGTCAACCAGATTGCGGGCAGCCTGACCAAGGACGGGCAGGCGACCGCCGACACTGTGCCGGCCGTTACGACGCTGGTAAAAGGACTTTCAACGGGCGTGCGTGCATCGCGCCTCGCCGCTGCGGAATAA